The sequence TATATTTCCTTGTACTTGGTacactttatttttttactgacaAAGCTAAAAAACATCTCCTCGAATCAGatcacaaattacaaatttcGTCTCCTTCCAATAAATACATCTTCATTTCGTTCAACTAAAAGACCACATGACTGATGAATATCaaattttaatcaaattatACGATTAAAGCTAACAGATTAAACTACATTTAAATGTGACCAACTAAAGCAATATGACAGCATGTGGattattaaaacatttaaaaagctGTCGGGTCTCCAACTAGTCCATGTCCGGAACAGCTAGCTGCAGTTAATTATAACTTATCAATGCAATACTACCGAGTTTTAAGTGAAATCACATTCATGATAATCACATTCATGATTACTGCAATCCTCTAGATCCAGaattgaataatattattatttggatTAATTACTTATTGGAATGCAATCAGGATGTTGAAATTTAGACCACGTAATTCCTTGTAAGATTTGTTTGTTCGCACAATTGGTACAATCACTTGTAAGCTCTCCGACTTTATCAACAAAACTTGACCACCTTTCAGTAATATTGTCAAGTTTTGCTCTCAATGTCCACTACTTGTTATCGCAATGTAAAAGCAATGAGCTGTACTATGTAATCATGGAATGAGTTCAGACAATGCAAACATTTTTGGTCATctaacacaatttttttaaagtaaatatgaacctaaacaaaaagaagaaaaggacACATTGAACAAATTCTGAAGCTTACATTTTAACTTAACAAATGAAATACAACTCACAAGGAAAACTTCTGAATTTGTTGAACATAAAACTTGTTAAACCTAAATTTGAAAACTAAATTTGAAGAATGTCGACAGAatttattctttaaaaaaatgttaaaactcTACAAGGATTACACAATTTCAAGTTGTATTCAACTAGgttatttcatttctttttgCATTGACAAGTGCTGCATTGATTTGATAAACtaaaaaaaagggttttcaAGAGAACAGAAAAAATTTGACTTAAAAAAAGTATGTAAATTTCAAAAAGGAAATCATGTTTTTCCccttcaaaaataaaaagtagacATTCGTTAGTTTTATCTGATTTCCCAGTCAGTGTCGGCAGTCAGTTAtggaataattattcattttgattgCTTTTTAGGCGAAGCACCTCTGATCATAAATTCAGGTGCATTCATGTCATGTGGTAATATTTTTCAATAACCCTGACAATCTGTCCTCAAACATCAAATGGATGATTATGAGAAGTGGCTGTACCTCATGTTTCTACCTGGTTCATTGGTGAAAATGTGGAatcaagcagggcccaatttcatagagctgcttgagcacaaaatgttgcttaagcaaaagaaatccttgcttagtaaaatcagattaccggccaatactccactcaattgttatgctaggtaaacaacagctaaataccagccacaagcaatgtatatggcatgaaattttgcccagtaacatgtgtaaaaagaACGAGCTGTTttcttgcttaagcaaattttttgcttaagcagctctatgaagttggcccCAGATTGTGGCACAGACTAGCAGCTTGGAATCACATTTTTAAGAATGTTAAGATATTTAAGATACATGTCCCTTATATTTTGGCACATGGCGCAATGAAAAGGGTCGATGTTaaaatggattttttttctcaaaagtcTAAGTGCTTTTTAAATTTGCAAATTTGGTAAGCACAGACACTCTCTTCCTCGATTTCCAGGTTACTAAAGCACAATATTTTAGTGCATTCCTCATGAGAAGCTTTCTTCATAGTTTTACacaacattttcatttggcaAATTAAGTAATTcagcaatattttgttgttttatgcaacTGCCCCATGTACCTAACCAGTTTTGCTATGCGGTTATTTTTGCAGCTCACAGACAAATCACTATTTGGTGATGGAGCCTCTATAAACACACACTCAACCTTAAATTAAACTATGGTGACTAAAATATACACAAAGAAGCAAATGCTCTCTCAACTAAAACGTTTTGTGACGCACTACACCAatcttaaataataacaaaatccTATTTATGTTTTCTTCAAGTTCTAGAGGTAACATTCTTTGCTCATCTGATTAAGTCTATAACATTAAAAGACACGGTAACAAACAACAGATTTCTTCTGTGGATAAATATTAACATATTATAAATGAAGTAACATTACAAACACTCAAATCAAAACTCACAGTTAATAACAAAATCTGTTCATTTTTTTTGGCaattaaaaatttgaaaagataaTAACAAATGTCCACACCTCTTGTAAACACCTGGTGCCTAAGTTGCTGGCACCAAGGACCGAGGGTGGCAGATTAATACTGTGTTTTAACATACATTCTCCTTAAGATTTCCCTCTAAGGTGGGCTTGCTAGACAGTGCAAAAGTGATCATTATATCACAATACTAGGATCGTAACAACAATTATGATCAATATTGAATATTTTGGGGAAATTTTGATTCATTTTTGTCCGGTAAACATAAGAGGGAAGGTACATGCACATCACTGGAagagatttgttttaaaatattggAAAACTTCAATCATGCACACTTATGTAAATGATTTAGCATGGAATAATAGCTttgtgtattttcattttttaggtTATAGACCCTTATGGTTATCTGCCAATTCAGCAACAGTTGATGTGATGCTCTTTTAACCTTTCAACAGAACAATAACTTTTATCTGTTTTTCAATGTgagggtcatgggttcaaatcccatctaCTTTACCAGTGGACTCATGCACAAGTACAGAATGGCCCCACTGCTTATTGGTGGTGTAAGAGTTTTAAGAAGAACAAAACAGTTCAAGTTTCTTTGCATCTTTGTAGATGCTGGCCAAACACCATAACATTttgtaccttcccttgaaaATAAATGGTGAAGAGCATCCATTCTGCATTTGCTATTTTATAAATTAACACAGAATTTGATTATTTCTTATCAATCTTGAGACCTACATATAGCAGCGAGACTACAAAATCGTTCTATAAAGATATTCCAAAAATACAGTATGAATAATCTGTTAATTTACGACTTTTTcttatacaatttaaaaaacactgtatTACTGCAGTTGGAATACACAGATTCCAATCCAATAACTCTTTAAATTTGTGACAGTTACCAAGAACAGACTTTCCCTCGAAAGTGGCTCTTCATTTAAATTAGAAAGCATATTGCACTCCTAAAGCCAATACCATAATACCATAGTCCTGATAAAATACTCCACTAAGTGTTCTGAAACACAAGCATCATCTGTAGCCAGTTAAATGTGACTGAAAAATAGCGGTTGTGCACAACACCAATGTTCTGCTGAGTTACGGTTTTCACACTCCTATTGGCACGTTTTCTGTGTGTGTTTCTACCGGCAAGAAGATTCGAAGTCTCTGTTCAATGTCTGCTCGACAGTGAGGACACGCCTCCACCTGTTCCGCGCAGACGCTGCACAACAGATGGCCGCAGGGGAAGAAAGCTGTATCCAGCGTTGTTGACATACACACCTTGCACGTGAAGCCGTTTGTCAGCGTTTCCAGTTTCTCTTTCAATGACTTTAAGTTAGTGTCCTCATCTTCATCCGACATTGTACACGCACTGTTCTCTTGGTCAGGCAGATCACTGAATGTCACACGCTGCATTTCTGAGCACCCAGCGACATGCAGCTTCCTCTTTGTACTGTCATAAACCTCTCTCCATGTCCGCTGAACGTCAAACATGAACTTTTTGCCATACTCGGTGTTCTCAGTGAAGATAGATGCCAGAGTTCCCCTGAAGTCACGCACACACTCAGCTCGGATCTGTTGCTGCACTGTGTCACAGATAAAGAACTCGTGCTTCTCGGTGACCGCTCGGTACAACGCTTCAGTCACCTCTCTACTCGGGAGTTTCACAGAGAGTGTCATTGGGCTTACTTCACCATTTGCCTCATGGGGGTACGTTACACTGAAACACTTTCCATTGATTGACTCCTTCAGGATCAGGTCGAGTCCAATTCTGATAACAAAAAGAGGAAAGTACATCAAAGACTTGTGAAATAAAGCAGGTTTTACAACTTTTCTTAGAATCTTTACAACTCTGACACAAAGACAATCAACCAAGTTTGAAAACCATATTACTACCAGATCACAGTTAAAGGAGACACTGCAAATAATAAGAAGCTCATGATTCTGCGGGGGGCCTTCCATCAGGATTTCTAAATGCAAAATGTTTTTCCTGACAACAAAGCGCAACAAAAGTCTCCCAGCACATACCCCAGCTTTATTTCAAACAACAAAAGCCCATacaatagatggaaatttgcaaaaGCCCCACAAAAGCCCATGTTACGCTTCACTGATATTTTCCACGAGTTCATAACAGGAAAGCTTAGAGCTACACTTAGGTATGTTCAGTACATTTAAAtaccaaacaacaaaaatgccACGATCTGTCAAGGGACCCCCTACTACATGATGTATAATGTCAAGGCTACACTCCATTTAGAAACTTTTTATAAAAATCTTTTAGTGGCACTCTTTTAGAGTTTTCTCATCAGcataagttgtttttttatgttctAAAGTAGAGAGTTTAATCTCAACCAACTGTGTGTATTATATTCTATGACATTAGTTAATTAACTTCCATGAGATTTGTAATAATACTGTATCGGTAGACATATATTCTGGAGTAATGTAATGATTTATTATTGACGTGACTGATTCATACAAGATACAAGATTAATGTTACTGGGGAGAGTCCTGGATTGACCTAGTGACGTATTAAGGTCACGGTATATTACTGCGCTGTGTGTATATAAAGTAGTACCTTCACAACCTCCCTTTTTCGAGAAATTCATATAATAAAATGGCTTGCTAAATGAAGGACTATTTTGGCATATTGAAATCAATAAAAATTGAGAACACTGGTCCAAAATACTTCAATGAGCGAGATCCAATGATATAAATGTTGTCACATGTATGCAAGAACAGTAAACATACTTTTGAGTTGTTTGGGGTTTAAGTGGACTCCAGTTTTGTACAACATGCAAACTCTGAATTACAAAGCAGCAATCACTTTCCAAACTGTCATTGGGAAGCGACTTTTGCATTTAAGTAAGCATGGTATTCAAAATCAAATGGGTTTTAATATTCAACTGGTTTTATTGCCTTCTAACAAAAAATTAGTTGGCTACATCAATCTCTCACTCACCTCTGCAAGCACTCTACTTTGGGTTCATCGGAATAAAGATGTATGCCCTGGGGCCCAACACCAAAGAGAACACTGCCTTGACTGGTGTCCCTCGCATGATACAGCTCCATACCGTAGCTGTCCAACAACGACGCCTCCTGCAGAAACTTATTCTCTGCCTGAGATGGTTTCATCCCTCGTAAGCGTACATGCTCTGCCATGACTTGGGTGATGAACTCATCACTGCAGATCCTGCGTGGCAGACATGTGTAATGAGGGGTCTCCGGTCTGTAGTTGCCCTGCTCGGCCTGGGCAAGGAGGGCGGCGAGATGGGCAATTTCCTTCACGGAGGCCAAGAGTTTACCATTGATGAGGTCCAGTTTTACATCTTGGAAAAACAGCCGTCTGAGGAAAGAACACAAAAATAGTCAATGGGCTTAGCAAACACACGcacatttcatttaatttgcTTTCTTTCTATTGGTTTactttatttacaataaaactcAAACACCTGAATCAGATTTCTGATTTGCTGTATAAACATAATTTTAGCTGTGAATAGTAGGCTTAATGCAGCAAtggatacttttgttttaagacAATCAAATTACAATATCAACACTCCGATTTAAGTAAAATCTGCcattaatattaatttgattGCTGTAacataaagtaaaaaaaacaaaatacaacatcaATTAGTTCTATCCTAAATGAATATCTGACCCTCTTAGTTAATGAGGAGCATGGATGCATAAATGGTCATGTATCCACATGtacacactgtacatgtacatagtaatCCCAAGAGGTAAAAGGCAAAAACTTAATTAATATTCATGTTTTATCAACGGCTGCCCATGAAACAGAGGCCACGTTGACCATGGCCTGTGTTGCCCCAGGTTAATGGCCTTGTCCTCTCAAAGGTGAAACACAATAAATGCCTCTTGCtgatgtcataaaaaaaaaaaccttgaataTTCATTACGCACTCAATAACATTTTCTCAGTATTACAATAGGCAATTGTTTAGTTGTGCTTTCACTCAATGACAAACAAATCTTACTAGATAAGGATCTATGGCACTGAATGGAAGATTCATGTTTAATTAAACCACACACTGTACACAGCCACGCAACACAAAACCCATTGTCCATTGTATTCTGATTAAGCTTCCAAGCATCACTTGTGGTTTGATTGATCAACCAGAAACGCAGCCATGAAACTGATCATTGCAAGTGAATATTAATTACCATTGCAGTAATTCCCATGCAGAGCGACTgtgcaatttgtttttgagtgatCTTCAAGTAGAGCTAAGATAGGCCTAATCCATTCTTTCAAAGACTTGCCAGATGAAGGATCACCTTTATAGCAACGCAATTAACCTAAAATAAATCAAACGCATTCCTTAATCCTCTTAAAATGTCATCTTGATTCAAGAATCAAGTCCCACCCCCAACAACCTGAAAATCATTTCTGTATGCCCTGATGATAATCTCcaagaaacaaaaacttaaacGGCTACACAGCAAGCTCTCTCAAATCCCCCTCCCCCCTTCCCCACACACACATTTTAATTATTACAGATTTCATAAGAAActgattctcaaaatgttgagCAATCGTGATTTTTGCCGTTGAAACACTCGACACAAACAC comes from Asterias amurensis chromosome 3, ASM3211899v1 and encodes:
- the LOC139934925 gene encoding E3 ubiquitin-protein ligase MYLIP-A-like; amino-acid sequence: MFILVTKPDQNICEIELSPKSLGQECLDKVCQKLGTIESDYFGLQFTRKNGGDPMWLNLRNPINSQLTGPSPLRLQLRVKFHVQPHLVLQEVTRRLFFQDVKLDLINGKLLASVKEIAHLAALLAQAEQGNYRPETPHYTCLPRRICSDEFITQVMAEHVRLRGMKPSQAENKFLQEASLLDSYGMELYHARDTSQGSVLFGVGPQGIHLYSDEPKVECLQRIGLDLILKESINGKCFSVTYPHEANGEVSPMTLSVKLPSREVTEALYRAVTEKHEFFICDTVQQQIRAECVRDFRGTLASIFTENTEYGKKFMFDVQRTWREVYDSTKRKLHVAGCSEMQRVTFSDLPDQENSACTMSDEDEDTNLKSLKEKLETLTNGFTCKVCMSTTLDTAFFPCGHLLCSVCAEQVEACPHCRADIEQRLRIFLPVETHTENVPIGV